A genome region from Labilibaculum antarcticum includes the following:
- a CDS encoding UpxY family transcription antiterminator: MQAFKRPYYWHAIYTRSRAEKRLYQELCSKNIECYLPLHKELRKWSDRTKWVEEPLLRSYLFVKVSEREYYDVINSSYAVRYVTFGGKAVPIPEQQIEALRLFLEDENRKVDLCPGHLEKGECVEIVCGPLKGIQGEIIQIKGKSRIVIRFDSLGTCVYTDISLDTIKQVQPVMR, encoded by the coding sequence ATGCAAGCCTTTAAAAGGCCTTACTATTGGCATGCGATCTATACCCGATCACGAGCTGAAAAAAGGCTCTATCAAGAATTATGCTCGAAAAACATCGAGTGTTATCTTCCTTTACACAAAGAGCTTCGAAAATGGAGTGATCGTACGAAATGGGTCGAAGAACCCCTTCTTCGGTCTTACTTATTCGTGAAAGTCAGTGAAAGAGAATACTACGACGTAATTAACTCAAGTTATGCTGTCAGGTATGTAACTTTCGGTGGCAAAGCTGTGCCTATACCCGAACAACAAATTGAAGCACTACGACTTTTTCTGGAAGACGAAAATCGCAAAGTTGATTTATGTCCCGGACATTTGGAAAAAGGTGAGTGTGTCGAAATTGTTTGCGGACCACTAAAAGGCATCCAAGGTGAAATCATACAAATAAAGGGGAAGAGTCGGATTGTTATCCGTTTCGATTCCTTAGGAACTTGTGTTTATACAGATATCAGCCTGGATACAATTAAACAAGTTCAACCTGTAATGCGTTAA